One genomic window of Glycine max cultivar Williams 82 chromosome 16, Glycine_max_v4.0, whole genome shotgun sequence includes the following:
- the LOC102662839 gene encoding uncharacterized protein produces the protein MSSLSLRGILESGKLVRVKYDDWYCNLRIVLMHEKLIDTIDKPSMEAPDLSDAEATKVFQKYLDECLTAKCIILASISSELQRQHQDMDPYEIVEHFKKMYGGQSMTTRFQLSKALFRSSLAANENIRPHVLKMIDLIEQLEKLGCILGKEFS, from the coding sequence ATGTCTTCTCTATCACTTCGTGGTATTCTTGAATCTGGAAAACTAGTCAGAGTCAAGTATGATGATTGGTACTGCAACTTGAGAATTGTTCTCATGCATGAGAAGCTTATTGACACTATTGATAAGCCTTCCATGGAAGCACCTGATCTGAGTGATGCTGAAGCAACCAAGGTTTTTCAAAAGTACCTAGATGAGTGCCTTACTGCTAAGTGCATTATCTTGGCATCAATAAGCTCAGAACTCCAGAGGCAACATCAAGACATGGACCCATATGAGATCGTCGAACATTTTAAGAAGATGTATGGTGGTCAAAGCATGACGACTAGATTTCAGTTATCTAAGGCCCTGTTTAGATCCTCACTTgctgcaaatgaaaatattagacCCCATGTTCTTAAGATGATTGATCTCATAGAACAACTTGAGAAGTTGGGGTGCATTCTTGGGAAAGAGTTTTCTTAA
- the LOC100801779 gene encoding probable xyloglucan glycosyltransferase 6, whose protein sequence is MSRTPNYEFQEWWNKQREKNTNTNNLDPLDDNLKKLEYGHSSPPPFTALDVDSSTAANSATSDHDRSGRKERSRSARQLTWVCLLKFQQLAASLGWLSHGLLFLLRTAHRRITDSASFRGDTSRLYRAIRFFLITVLLLLGFELVAFFKGWHFSPPDPSDVLGVIGVVYAAWLDVRATYLSPPLQSLANLCTVLFIVQSVDRVILILGCFWIKFRRLKPVASVDYDGPGQSVEDFPMVLVQIPMCNEREVYQQSIGAVCILDWPKERMLVQVLDDSDEVDTQQLIKAEVHKWQQRGVRIIYRHRLIRTGYKAGNLKSAMNCDYVKDYEFVAIFDADFQPTPDFLKKTVPYFKGKDDLALVQARWAFVNKDENLLTRLQNINLSFHFEVEQQVNGIFMNFFGFNGTAGVWRIKALEESGGWLDRTTVEDMDIAVRAHLCGWKFVFLNDVKCLCELPETYEAYKKQQHRWHSGPMQLFRLCFLDILRSKVSWVKKVNLIFLFFLLRKLILPFYSFTLFCIILPLTMFLPEAELPAWVVCYIPGIMSLLSVLPAPRSFPFIVPYLLFENTMSVTKFNAMISGLLRFGSSYEWVVTKKLGRSSETDLVAFEKEAEPLMRSTSLHRSSSDSGIEELSKLELSKKTGKTKKNRLFRKELYLALILLTASVRSLLSAQGIHFYFLLFQGISFLVVGLDLIGEQVS, encoded by the exons atgtcTCGCACTCCCAACTACGAGTTCCAGGAATGGTGGAACAAGCAGCGCGAAAAGAACACCAATACCAACAACCTCGACCCCCTCGACGACAACCTTAAAAAACTCGAGTACGGCCACTCCTCTCCGCCGCCGTTCACGGCGCTAGACGTGGACTCCTCCACTGCCGCGAACTCCGCCACCTCCGACCACGACCGCTCCGGCAGGAAAGAACGCTCCCGAAGCGCACGGCAGCTCACATGGGTCTGCCTGTTGAAATTCCAGCAGCTCGCTGCGTCCCTCGGCTGGCTCTCCCACGGCCTCCTTTTCCTCCTCCGCACCGCCCACCGCCGGATCACCGACTCCGCGTCGTTCCGCGGCGACACCTCGCGCCTCTACCGCGCGATCCGTTTCTTTCTCATCACAGTCCTCCTACTCCTAGGGTTCGAGCTCGTCGCGTTTTTCAAAGGCTGGCATTTCAGCCCTCCCGATCCGAGCGACGTTTTGGGCGTCATCGGCGTCGTTTACGCCGCGTGGCTCGACGTTCGCGCCACGTATCTATCTCCTCCGCTGCAGAGCCTGGCGAATCTGTGCACCGTATTGTTCATTGTGCAGTCGGTGGACAGGGTCATTTTGATCTTAGGGTGCTTCTGGATCAAGTTTCGGAGGCTCAAGCCCGTGGCGAGTGTGGATTACGATGGCCCGGGGCAGAGCGTGGAGGATTTTCCGATGGTGTTGGTTCAGATTCCCATGTGCAATGAGAGGGAG GTTTACCAGCAATCCATTGGAGCAGTTTGTATCCTAGATTGGCCAAAGGAAAGAATGCTTGTACAGGTTCTTGATGATTCTGATGAAGTAGATACCCAACAGCTTATCAAGGCAGAAGTGCATAAATGGCAACAAAGGGGTGTTCGGATAATATATAGACATCGGCTTATACGTACAGGCTACAAGGCAGGGAATCTTAAATCAGCAATGAACTGTGATTATGTTAAGGATTATGAGTTTGTGGCAATATTTGATGCTGATTTCCAGCCAACACCGGATTTCTTAAAGAAGACAGTGCCTTATTTCAAG GGAAAGGATGATTTGGCATTAGTACAGGCAAGATGGGCATTTGTAAACAAGGATGAGAACTTGCTTACAAGATTGCAAAACATCAATTTGTCTTTCCACTTTGAGGTGGAACAACAGGTGAATGGTATCTTCATGAACTTCTTTGGTTTTAATGGAACTGCTGGTGTCTGGAGAATAAAGGCCCTTGAGGAGAGTGGTGGTTGGTTGGATCGAACTACTGTTGAGGACATGGATATTGCTGTTCGTGCTCATCTCTGTGGATGGAAGTTTGTATTTCTCAATGATGTTAAG TGTCTTTGTGAACTTCCAGAGACCTATGAGGCATATAAGAAACAACAACACCGCTGGCATTCTGGTCCAATGCAATTGTTTCGCTTGTGTTTTCTTGATATACTTCGTTCAAAG GTTAGTTGGGTAAAGAAGGTCAATTtgatatttcttttcttcctcctGAGGAAGCTTATCCTGCCATTTTATTCATTCACGCTATTCTGCATCATTCTTCCTTTGACCATGTTCCTTCCTGAAGCCGAGCTCCCAGCCTGGGTTGTTTGTTACATTCCTGGAATCATGTCCCTCCTAAGTGTTCTCCCAGCTCCACGGTCATTTCCATTTATAGTTCCTTACCTTCTATTTGAGAACACTATGTCGGTAACTAAATTTAATGCCATGATATCTGGATTATTACGCTTTGGAAGTTCTTACGAGTGGGTGGTTACAAAAAAGTTGGGAAGGTCATCAGAGACAGATTTGGTTGCCTTTGAGAAAGAAGCTGAACCTCTAATGCGATCTACTAGTCTTCATAGATCATCCTCAGATTCAGGCATTGAGGAACTAAGCAAACTAGAATTGTCAAAGAAAACTGGGAAGACCAAGAAAAATCGTCTCTTCAGGAAAGAACTTTATCTCGCATTAATTTTGTTGACTGCCTCAGTTAGAAGCTTATTATCTGCCCAAGGAATTCACTTCTACTTCCTATTATTTCAAGGGATAAGTTTTCTGGTTGTTGGTCTTGATTTGATTGGAGAGCAGGTTAGTTGA